The Lewinellaceae bacterium genome has a segment encoding these proteins:
- a CDS encoding tail fiber protein, producing MNPFLGQIQAFGCGFAPRGWATCDGQLLSINNYSALFSLLGTTFGGDGRSTFGLPDLRGRSIVHVGSGPGLSPISWGQKAGWETVTLSAANLPLHNHPTVMNLGGTAEESGAGHFLGSSGTLFAEDVAAGSTLNANAITSGQTGGGQGYNNRNPFQGIYVCIALEGIFPSRS from the coding sequence ATGAATCCTTTTCTTGGTCAGATTCAAGCGTTCGGTTGCGGATTCGCCCCTCGGGGGTGGGCTACCTGTGACGGGCAATTACTGAGCATCAACAATTATTCAGCGCTGTTTTCCTTGTTAGGCACTACCTTCGGCGGAGACGGGCGCTCCACTTTTGGGCTGCCAGATCTGAGGGGACGCTCCATCGTGCATGTTGGCTCCGGGCCAGGGCTGAGTCCCATTTCCTGGGGACAAAAAGCGGGTTGGGAAACAGTTACCCTTTCAGCAGCCAACCTGCCTTTACACAATCACCCCACCGTTATGAACCTTGGTGGAACAGCGGAAGAATCAGGTGCCGGGCATTTCCTTGGCTCCAGTGGCACGTTATTCGCTGAAGATGTAGCAGCAGGCAGTACTTTAAATGCAAATGCCATCACTTCCGGCCAAACGGGAGGAGGACAAGGCTACAACAACAGAAATCCTTTCCAGGGTATTTATGTCTGTATTGCCCTTGAGGGAATTTTCCCTTCCAGAAGTTAA
- a CDS encoding phage tail protein — MDQAFIGQIQAFGFNFAPRNWAFCDGQLIAISQNTALFSLLGTTFGGDGRTTFQLPDLRGRSIVHVGNGPGLSDISWGERGGVETVTLSVANMPSHNHVTTMNLGGTAEESGAGHFLGSSGTLFAEDAAGTTLNAGAITSANNGGSQGFNNRNPFLGIYVSICLYGVFPSRN; from the coding sequence ATGGATCAAGCTTTTATTGGCCAAATTCAGGCCTTTGGATTCAATTTTGCGCCCCGGAACTGGGCCTTTTGTGATGGTCAGTTGATTGCTATATCACAAAACACAGCCTTATTTTCTCTATTGGGCACTACCTTTGGAGGAGACGGGCGAACCACTTTCCAGCTTCCTGATCTCAGAGGAAGGTCGATTGTACATGTAGGAAATGGCCCCGGACTGAGTGATATTAGTTGGGGAGAAAGAGGAGGAGTGGAAACGGTAACCCTTTCGGTGGCCAATATGCCTTCACACAATCACGTAACCACCATGAATCTCGGCGGCACAGCTGAAGAATCCGGCGCCGGTCATTTCCTGGGCTCCAGTGGAACGTTATTTGCAGAAGATGCTGCAGGTACAACCCTTAATGCCGGAGCGATCACCTCTGCCAATAATGGCGGTAGTCAGGGTTTCAACAACCGGAATCCTTTCCTCGGAATTTATGTGTCTATTTGCCTGTATGGCGTTTTCCCTTCAAGGAATTAA